Within Candidatus Zixiibacteriota bacterium, the genomic segment GCCAGGCATATTTCGGCGATGAAGTCGCCGGTATTGGCGATTTTAATGGCGACGGAATTGATGATTTTGCGGTTAGGTCACAGACAGCGTCCGGTGGATCTGGTTGGTGGGGGGAAGTGAACTTCTTTGCTGGCTGGGACGATACGCCAACAGATGTTCCATATGAATATGAGCGAACGCTCCCTAGTACTTATATCTTGAATCAGAATTATCCAAATCCCTTCAACGGGACAACTATTATTGAATTTGAACTTTCTCAGAGGTCGGTGGTCACACTTGAAATCTATAACTCCTTGGGCTATCGCGTCAGGACTTTACTGAATGAATTATCACTGTCGCCCGGAAAACATCGAGCAGTTTGGAATTCACTGGATGAAAATATGACTGTAGCACCCAGTGGTGTGTATATCTGCAAAATGTCGACTCAATTTGGGACTGGATATAGTAAAGTGGCCTTAATAAAATGAGGAGAATATCCCGCTGCTTGAGGGACGAAAGTCTGACGGCGCCACGACCGGCTACCTATGTCGCAATCGGGTCTGCCAACTGCCGATAAAAGCCCTTGATGAATGGAAAGTCGCGCTGAGGAAACAATAAAATTTTTGTACGCACCGTACATCCAAACACCCAAAATCTAATCGGAAAAAGGGGCTTAAATATTTTTGATTCCCACCCGGGAAATTGTTGCCTTTTTGGTCGCTGTTTATTATTCTAAAATGAAAGCGGTCTTTCAGACTTGGGCAAGGAGCGGCGAATATTAAAGTGCGATATAGTCTAAACTCGACAAACTAATAAATAATTCTGAAGCGGGGGAGTGCTATGTACATCGCCAGAATTTTTCTTACGGTCGTTTATTTCATCATACCGGTAACAATTCCGGCCGTCATTCACGCGCAAAACTGGGGCAAGGTCACTCCGGAGGAATGGAGTCTGACCCCGCCGCCGGACTATCCCGAAGCGAATGCCGTGATAATTTTTGACAAAGGGACTATGAAAGTGACCAACGAAGTTATCAAGCTGTCACGTCATGTCCGGATGAAAGTCTTTAATAAGGCCGGCGCCGACGAAATCGGCTCTATCGACATACCGTTCAGTGATGATGACCGCCTGAGCGACCTGGACGCGCAGACTATT encodes:
- a CDS encoding T9SS type A sorting domain-containing protein, whose amino-acid sequence is AVSIAALYEAHIYLGGPTSDTLRYSDIYIENSMIPGSQAYFGDEVAGIGDFNGDGIDDFAVRSQTASGGSGWWGEVNFFAGWDDTPTDVPYEYERTLPSTYILNQNYPNPFNGTTIIEFELSQRSVVTLEIYNSLGYRVRTLLNELSLSPGKHRAVWNSLDENMTVAPSGVYICKMSTQFGTGYSKVALIK